A part of Nitrospirota bacterium genomic DNA contains:
- a CDS encoding DUF853 family protein, whose translation MAGVIESLCIAKTDHEIGIISRMANRHGLIAGATGTGKTVTLRVLAEQFSSIGIPVFMADIKGDLTGMAMAGGEHPKIRERAAQLNMADMKFEELPVIFWDVFGQKGHPLRTTISEIGPLLLGRILNLNEIQSSLLTMIFKIADDNGLLLLDLKDLRSMVKFVGEQADQFKSEYGNISAASTGAIQRSLLALEEQGGEHLFGEPALNLQDMMQTDSRGRGMVNILSADRLMQSPKLYATFLLWMLSELFEQLPEVGDPPKPVFVFFFDEAHLLFEDIPQALSGKIEQVVRLIRSKGVGVYFITQNPLDIPEDVLGQLGNRVQHALRAFTPKEQKAVRAAAETFRANPDLDVATVIMELGVGEALVSFLDQKGVPGIVERALVCPPRSRLLPLSDAERSVVISSSVLAGHYERLVDRESAYEKLKEKAAEAMPPTASPQTGHEPVSESTKIFQAMARSAAHAIGSQIGRQIIRGVLGSIFGKGKR comes from the coding sequence ATGGCAGGAGTTATTGAATCACTCTGCATTGCCAAAACCGACCACGAGATAGGCATTATCTCCCGTATGGCAAACCGTCACGGCCTCATTGCCGGAGCCACCGGAACAGGCAAAACAGTCACGCTTCGGGTCCTGGCCGAACAGTTCAGCTCCATCGGCATACCGGTTTTCATGGCCGATATTAAGGGTGACCTCACCGGCATGGCAATGGCAGGGGGTGAACACCCAAAGATACGGGAACGTGCTGCGCAGCTCAATATGGCAGATATGAAATTCGAGGAGCTGCCGGTGATCTTCTGGGACGTCTTCGGCCAAAAAGGTCATCCGCTCAGGACAACGATATCAGAGATCGGCCCTCTTCTTCTGGGCAGGATCCTGAATCTGAACGAGATCCAGAGCAGCCTGCTCACCATGATCTTCAAGATCGCCGATGACAACGGCCTGCTTCTTCTCGATCTCAAGGACCTGCGCTCCATGGTGAAATTCGTAGGCGAGCAGGCTGATCAGTTCAAGAGTGAGTATGGGAACATCTCTGCCGCAAGCACCGGAGCAATACAGCGGAGCCTGCTTGCACTGGAAGAGCAGGGAGGGGAACATCTCTTTGGTGAACCGGCACTCAATCTTCAGGACATGATGCAGACAGACAGCAGGGGCAGGGGCATGGTCAATATCCTTTCAGCTGACAGGCTTATGCAGTCACCCAAACTGTATGCGACGTTTCTTCTCTGGATGCTCTCGGAACTCTTTGAGCAGCTGCCGGAAGTGGGAGATCCTCCCAAACCGGTCTTTGTCTTCTTTTTTGATGAGGCGCATCTTCTCTTTGAAGACATTCCCCAGGCCTTATCCGGCAAGATCGAGCAGGTCGTCCGCCTTATAAGGTCCAAAGGGGTCGGGGTCTATTTCATAACGCAGAACCCGCTCGATATCCCGGAAGATGTGCTCGGCCAGCTTGGCAACCGGGTACAGCACGCATTGCGCGCCTTCACGCCAAAGGAACAGAAGGCAGTGAGAGCAGCAGCAGAAACATTTCGCGCCAATCCGGATCTCGATGTTGCAACGGTTATCATGGAACTCGGCGTCGGCGAAGCACTGGTCTCATTCCTCGATCAAAAAGGCGTGCCCGGCATCGTAGAACGGGCACTGGTATGCCCGCCCCGAAGCCGGCTTCTTCCGCTCTCGGATGCAGAGCGCTCTGTTGTTATCAGCAGTTCCGTGCTCGCGGGTCATTATGAGCGGCTTGTGGACAGAGAATCAGCATACGAAAAACTTAAGGAAAAGGCAGCAGAGGCAATGCCCCCTACGGCGTCTCCTCAGACAGGCCACGAACCTGTCTCAGAAAGCACAAAGATATTTCAGGCCATGGCCAGGAGCGCCGCACATGCCATCGGCAGTCAGATCGGCCGACAGATCATTCGCGGCGTACTTGGCTCGATCTTCGGCAAGGGGAAGAGATAG
- a CDS encoding ankyrin repeat domain-containing protein, with amino-acid sequence MAGELKRSKAGLRRGTARIIGIIFILIMLAAGLMLGTESTLSLRRDDNGAVTAVNAWRIGGHITLLKRTVRNLREVKMQAVSLTEQEKRSSAYRNTFGMLSVPEQVVLLGDSMLPYPYREDFSLIRAFLGNKAKKAASLLHPLDIRRKVASWVLLAFAVFSIAGMIVKMVTGRDPLANAPRKVKPLPPAVGQAVFICTIVVLIWFFSAGHRVFGPVAANKVRQLFESAKADNAAGIEKAARTGVFPDVRDDQGTTALIVAARMGAAKAAEALLRAGANPDASDLSDNTALLLAVRGSHVDTAMLLLDAGADAGLADMNGRNALHMAAEGGDPAMIRLMLKAGLKVDGADAHGWTPLFFAAASGSADAVTTLLNAGADARKKLPDGRTPVDLVQADPAVSAVLMKAAGR; translated from the coding sequence ATGGCAGGAGAACTAAAACGATCAAAGGCCGGATTGCGGCGGGGCACGGCAAGGATCATCGGCATTATCTTCATTCTCATCATGCTGGCTGCAGGGCTGATGCTCGGCACCGAGTCGACGCTTTCACTCAGACGGGACGATAATGGCGCAGTCACGGCGGTGAATGCCTGGCGCATTGGCGGCCATATCACCCTGCTGAAGCGGACGGTCCGGAATCTGCGTGAGGTAAAGATGCAGGCAGTGTCTCTGACCGAGCAGGAAAAGCGCTCCTCAGCATACCGCAATACCTTTGGGATGCTCAGCGTACCGGAGCAGGTCGTACTGCTCGGCGACAGCATGCTGCCGTATCCGTACCGGGAGGATTTTTCACTCATCAGGGCGTTTCTGGGGAACAAGGCAAAGAAAGCGGCCTCGCTGCTTCATCCGCTTGATATCCGCCGCAAGGTCGCTTCGTGGGTGCTGCTGGCATTTGCCGTGTTCAGCATTGCAGGCATGATCGTGAAAATGGTGACCGGCAGGGACCCCCTTGCCAATGCACCCAGAAAGGTGAAGCCCCTGCCGCCGGCAGTCGGTCAGGCAGTATTTATCTGCACAATCGTTGTTCTTATATGGTTCTTCTCGGCCGGACATCGGGTGTTTGGTCCGGTGGCGGCGAACAAGGTCCGCCAGCTTTTCGAATCTGCAAAGGCGGATAATGCGGCGGGTATCGAAAAAGCAGCGCGTACCGGGGTGTTTCCGGATGTACGCGATGATCAGGGTACAACCGCCCTGATCGTCGCAGCGCGGATGGGAGCGGCAAAGGCAGCGGAGGCTCTGCTCAGGGCCGGGGCCAATCCTGATGCGAGCGATCTGAGCGATAATACCGCCTTACTGCTTGCTGTGCGGGGCAGCCATGTTGATACTGCGATGCTCCTTCTTGATGCCGGCGCGGATGCCGGACTTGCTGATATGAACGGAAGAAACGCCCTCCATATGGCGGCTGAAGGGGGTGATCCGGCAATGATCAGGCTTATGCTTAAGGCCGGTCTCAAAGTCGACGGAGCAGATGCTCATGGCTGGACCCCACTCTTTTTTGCGGCCGCGAGCGGAAGTGCTGATGCGGTCACGACCTTGCTGAATGCGGGCGCCGATGCCCGCAAAAAACTGCCTGACGGCCGTACACCCGTAGACCTTGTGCAGGCTGACCCTGCAGTGAGTGCGGTACTCATGAAGGCAGCAGGCCGCTGA